The genomic DNA CGCGGATCCACTGGCCTACCCGCGACGAGCCCTCACCGCTGAAGAAGGGTGCATCGACGATGGGTTGCCCCGACCAGTTCCCGTGCACGGGCGGAGGCGGACCGTCGAGGTCGAGGCGGCTCTCGTCATGGGCGTGGACGGACATGGGAAGTGACCAGGTCTCGTTCGACTCCCACGGAACCGAGAACGCGGCGATCGACGAGCAGACGAGCCGGTCGCCCTGGCGCATCGTCGCTTGCACGGTGGACAGCGAACGGCCGGCTCGGATGATGTCGACCGCGATTTCCACTTCGTCGAAGTCGGGCCGGGACAGGAAGTGCACGGTCAGGGTGCGAAGGCTGCGGGCCGGCTCGTCGATCGAGTTCGTCATTGCCCGGGCCAGCAGTGCAGCCAGATAGCCACCGTTCGGGCCGGCCACGACGTTCCAGCGCTCGAGCAGGGCCGTGCCGTAGCGATGGACGCCCATCTGGGTGACCGAGGTGTCGGCATCGAAGTCGGGAGCGGGTTCTCGTGCTGGGCCGTCACACACCGGCCAATCCTGCCCGGCGGTCGTGGATCTGCCACCCTGACGACCATGACTGTCGCCGAGTCAGACGATCGAGACCGGCCGGCCGACGCCGACATCGACGTCATCGACGTCGAGTTCGTCGCGACGGACCTCTCGTTGGCCGGATTGCTGCGGATCGACATCCGCCGACCCGCTCGCGCCACGCGCTTTCTCGCCTCGATCCTTCGGCCGGGGCTCGAGCCGGTGACGGTCCTCGACTACGACCTTCCCCTGGCGACCGGTGCGTTCGAGTTCCGCTCTTCGGGTGTCTGGGTCGAGCTGTGCTGCGAAGCGCCCCTCGACCACTGGACCGTCGGCTTGGAGGCGTTCGGCCTGGCGCTGCCCGAGAAGGAGGTGGTGACCCCGTCCTCCTTCGGCGACCGCGTGCCGATCGGCCTCGATCTCGATCTCGACACGATCGCGGCCCCCGAGGGCGACGCCCGGGCCTTCTCCATCGAGGTGGACGTCCACGGTGAGGTCCTCGTCGCCGACCAGTCGTATGAACTGGCAGCCACCGGCACCCGCCGCCGCAACCGCAACGGCAACCGCCGCACCCACCCCCAGTTGCAGCGCTGGGGTCAGACCCCCGTCCCAACTGGGCAGGAGATGCAGCGGGGGTCTGACCCCGGTGTCCCAACTTTGGGGGAGTTGACGGTGGCGTGGCCGGTGGAGGACGGGCAACCGAGCCCGG from Acidimicrobiales bacterium includes the following:
- a CDS encoding thioesterase family protein, whose amino-acid sequence is MCDGPAREPAPDFDADTSVTQMGVHRYGTALLERWNVVAGPNGGYLAALLARAMTNSIDEPARSLRTLTVHFLSRPDFDEVEIAVDIIRAGRSLSTVQATMRQGDRLVCSSIAAFSVPWESNETWSLPMSVHAHDESRLDLDGPPPPVHGNWSGQPIVDAPFFSGEGSSRVGQWIRARRPRTLDAIELVAICDAIPPASFPRMTTPAAMPSVDLTVHIRTSLPLVDPPADERVYAECNTHHVADGFADEDCHIWSADGRLLAQSRQLAITR